The following are encoded in a window of Gossypium raimondii isolate GPD5lz chromosome 13, ASM2569854v1, whole genome shotgun sequence genomic DNA:
- the LOC105782883 gene encoding protein LNK1 isoform X1, whose translation MSDFLYELEDNVWDEFGASATDDHIVPHTVDEYGAQFKIQGDGRTKPQYEVNGVARNADNTAKYGILGEKKKGIHTLTKNKMLEKCPWSHSSDGIFPTSGDNDSLKEVTGMVSDDPMMSSQGLKTGDIDSVSSDFCAEDPVLVDNCATEDNNIYCFPLNHMSDTNDDLRFFNNNHEDKENSDLLCYAWGDIGNFEDVDQMFRSCDSTFGLGSLSNEDDLCWVSSSHATEGSQDVLKADAKLNSLPEHCATSRPDNTGPSTIDSYKKNVLLSDKISSLDTSGDNPGLADMSSLDVFNKEFEIKDDLTPTEQISPQKRQSKQLRASGEETDHLLENGGSYHHYGNIKQFADVNYPFTDSSCQLFSPLEFQQHKQNTGPDSVSYGQASVPYMHLNNSGPSNQISTFPTSAKSENNGHPSTNESSCASNQAQSIESSRGLSLEVPDIITNEKMGKPFHQQDTKAPVNRNISQARVESQIAFYDPVTVQKQVCQSEQDEGHSEVEGFGVGKQAELGFSNRQESSCVGSILGEVSLEATSFRQLQQVMEKLDIRTKLCIRDSLYRLARSAEQRHNCTDTKNGIRDDDDASGSLVAEETNKCTRFMGIETDTNPIDRSIAHLLFHRPLDPSLRPATDTASLKSHGMIHGSPTAQPASAEKQIDHEENGAVSDNNR comes from the exons ATGTCTGACTTTTTGTATGAG CTTGAAGATAATGTTTGGGATGAATTTGGTGCTAGTGCTACCGATGATCATATAGTTCCTCATACTGTTGATGAATATGGGgctcaattcaaaattcaaggGGATGGTCGAACCAAACCACAATATGAAGTGAATGGAGTTGCTAGGAATGCAGATAATACGGCTAAATATGGTATTTTGggagagaagaaaaaaggcATTCATACTTTGACCAAGAACAAAATGTTGGAAAAATGTCCTTGGTCTCACAGTTCTGATGGCATATTTCCCACTTCAGGTGATAATGACTCACTCAAAGAAGTTACGGGCATGGTTTCTGATGATCCAATGATGTCCAGCCAGGGTCTCAAAACTGGTGATATAGATTCAGTTAGCAGTGATTTCTGTGCTGAAGATCCTGTCTTGGTTGACAACTGTGCTACAGAGGACAATAACATCTACTGTTTTCCGCTAAATCACATGTCTGATACTAATGATGATCTcagattttttaataataaccATGAAGACAAAGAAAACAGCGATCTCCTATGTTATGCCTGGGGAGATATTGGAAATTTTGAGGATGTTGACCAGATGTTCAG AAGTTGTGATTCAACGTTTGGGTTGGGGAGTCTCAGTAATGAAGATGATTTGTGCTGGGTTTCATCTTCACATGCTACTGAAGGATCTCAAGATGTGTTGAAGGCTGATGCTAAGTTGAATAGTTTACCAGAGCATTGTGCAACTTCCAGGCCAGACAATACCGGTCCTTCAACTATTGATTCTTACAAGAAAAATGTACTTCTAAGTGACAAAATAAGTTCCCTTGATACGAGTGGTGATAATCCTGGTCTTGCTGACATGTCTTCTTTGGATGTATTCAATaaagaatttgaaattaagGATGACTTGACACCCACTGAGCAG ATCAGCCCACAAAAAAGGCAGTCCAAGCAACTGAGAGCATCTGGAGAAGAAACAGATCATCTCCTTGAAAATGGTGGCTCTTATCACCATTATGGTAACATCAAGCAGTTTGCAGATGTGAATTATCCCTTTACTGATTCATCATGTCAACTCTTTTCCCCACTGGAATTTCAACAGCACAAGCAAAACACGGGCCCTGATTCTGTAAGCTATGGGCAGGCCAGTGTTCCCTATATGCATCTCAATAACAGCGGTCCTTCAAaccaaatttcaacatttcCAACTAGTGCCAAATCTGAAAATAACGGGCATCCTTCGACAAACGAGTCATCTTGTGCATCGAATCAGGCACAGTCCATAGAGAGCTCTCGGGGTCTTTCACTTGAGGTTCCTGACATTATAACGAATGAGAAGATGGGAAAGCCATTTCATCAACAAGATACAAAAGCCCCAGTCAACAGGAATATCAGCCAGGCAAGAGTGGaaagtcagattgcattttatgATCCAGTCACTGTTCAAAAGCAGGTCTGTCAGTCCGAACAGGACGAAGGTCATAGTGAAGTTGAAGGATTTGGTGTAGGGAAGCAAGCAGAATTAGGCTTTTCAAACAGGCAGGAAAGCTCTTGTGTAGGTTCAATATTGGGTGAAGTCTCACTAGAAGCAACCAGTTTTCGGCAGCTTCAACAAGTCATGGAAAAG TTGGATATCAGGACAAAACTGTGCATACGGGATAGTCTGTATCGCTTGGCTAGGAGTGCTGAACAAAGGCATAACTGCACAGATACGAAAAATGGCATtagagatgatgatgatgcaaGTGGTTCATTGGTGGCCGAAGAAACAAACAA GTGCACTAGATTTATGGGTATAGAAACTGACACAAACCCTATAGATAGATCCATAGCACACTTACTATTCCACAGGCCTTTGGATCCGTCTCTAAGGCCTGCTACTGATACCGCTTCTCTAAAGTCTCATGGCATG ATTCATGGCTCCCCCACTGCTCAACCTGCCTCCGCTGAAAAACAAATCGATCATGAAGAAAACGGTGCTGTTTCAGATAACAACAGGTAA
- the LOC105782883 gene encoding protein LNK1 isoform X2 — MLQLEDNVWDEFGASATDDHIVPHTVDEYGAQFKIQGDGRTKPQYEVNGVARNADNTAKYGILGEKKKGIHTLTKNKMLEKCPWSHSSDGIFPTSGDNDSLKEVTGMVSDDPMMSSQGLKTGDIDSVSSDFCAEDPVLVDNCATEDNNIYCFPLNHMSDTNDDLRFFNNNHEDKENSDLLCYAWGDIGNFEDVDQMFRSCDSTFGLGSLSNEDDLCWVSSSHATEGSQDVLKADAKLNSLPEHCATSRPDNTGPSTIDSYKKNVLLSDKISSLDTSGDNPGLADMSSLDVFNKEFEIKDDLTPTEQISPQKRQSKQLRASGEETDHLLENGGSYHHYGNIKQFADVNYPFTDSSCQLFSPLEFQQHKQNTGPDSVSYGQASVPYMHLNNSGPSNQISTFPTSAKSENNGHPSTNESSCASNQAQSIESSRGLSLEVPDIITNEKMGKPFHQQDTKAPVNRNISQARVESQIAFYDPVTVQKQVCQSEQDEGHSEVEGFGVGKQAELGFSNRQESSCVGSILGEVSLEATSFRQLQQVMEKLDIRTKLCIRDSLYRLARSAEQRHNCTDTKNGIRDDDDASGSLVAEETNKCTRFMGIETDTNPIDRSIAHLLFHRPLDPSLRPATDTASLKSHGMIHGSPTAQPASAEKQIDHEENGAVSDNNR, encoded by the exons ATGTTACAGCTTGAAGATAATGTTTGGGATGAATTTGGTGCTAGTGCTACCGATGATCATATAGTTCCTCATACTGTTGATGAATATGGGgctcaattcaaaattcaaggGGATGGTCGAACCAAACCACAATATGAAGTGAATGGAGTTGCTAGGAATGCAGATAATACGGCTAAATATGGTATTTTGggagagaagaaaaaaggcATTCATACTTTGACCAAGAACAAAATGTTGGAAAAATGTCCTTGGTCTCACAGTTCTGATGGCATATTTCCCACTTCAGGTGATAATGACTCACTCAAAGAAGTTACGGGCATGGTTTCTGATGATCCAATGATGTCCAGCCAGGGTCTCAAAACTGGTGATATAGATTCAGTTAGCAGTGATTTCTGTGCTGAAGATCCTGTCTTGGTTGACAACTGTGCTACAGAGGACAATAACATCTACTGTTTTCCGCTAAATCACATGTCTGATACTAATGATGATCTcagattttttaataataaccATGAAGACAAAGAAAACAGCGATCTCCTATGTTATGCCTGGGGAGATATTGGAAATTTTGAGGATGTTGACCAGATGTTCAG AAGTTGTGATTCAACGTTTGGGTTGGGGAGTCTCAGTAATGAAGATGATTTGTGCTGGGTTTCATCTTCACATGCTACTGAAGGATCTCAAGATGTGTTGAAGGCTGATGCTAAGTTGAATAGTTTACCAGAGCATTGTGCAACTTCCAGGCCAGACAATACCGGTCCTTCAACTATTGATTCTTACAAGAAAAATGTACTTCTAAGTGACAAAATAAGTTCCCTTGATACGAGTGGTGATAATCCTGGTCTTGCTGACATGTCTTCTTTGGATGTATTCAATaaagaatttgaaattaagGATGACTTGACACCCACTGAGCAG ATCAGCCCACAAAAAAGGCAGTCCAAGCAACTGAGAGCATCTGGAGAAGAAACAGATCATCTCCTTGAAAATGGTGGCTCTTATCACCATTATGGTAACATCAAGCAGTTTGCAGATGTGAATTATCCCTTTACTGATTCATCATGTCAACTCTTTTCCCCACTGGAATTTCAACAGCACAAGCAAAACACGGGCCCTGATTCTGTAAGCTATGGGCAGGCCAGTGTTCCCTATATGCATCTCAATAACAGCGGTCCTTCAAaccaaatttcaacatttcCAACTAGTGCCAAATCTGAAAATAACGGGCATCCTTCGACAAACGAGTCATCTTGTGCATCGAATCAGGCACAGTCCATAGAGAGCTCTCGGGGTCTTTCACTTGAGGTTCCTGACATTATAACGAATGAGAAGATGGGAAAGCCATTTCATCAACAAGATACAAAAGCCCCAGTCAACAGGAATATCAGCCAGGCAAGAGTGGaaagtcagattgcattttatgATCCAGTCACTGTTCAAAAGCAGGTCTGTCAGTCCGAACAGGACGAAGGTCATAGTGAAGTTGAAGGATTTGGTGTAGGGAAGCAAGCAGAATTAGGCTTTTCAAACAGGCAGGAAAGCTCTTGTGTAGGTTCAATATTGGGTGAAGTCTCACTAGAAGCAACCAGTTTTCGGCAGCTTCAACAAGTCATGGAAAAG TTGGATATCAGGACAAAACTGTGCATACGGGATAGTCTGTATCGCTTGGCTAGGAGTGCTGAACAAAGGCATAACTGCACAGATACGAAAAATGGCATtagagatgatgatgatgcaaGTGGTTCATTGGTGGCCGAAGAAACAAACAA GTGCACTAGATTTATGGGTATAGAAACTGACACAAACCCTATAGATAGATCCATAGCACACTTACTATTCCACAGGCCTTTGGATCCGTCTCTAAGGCCTGCTACTGATACCGCTTCTCTAAAGTCTCATGGCATG ATTCATGGCTCCCCCACTGCTCAACCTGCCTCCGCTGAAAAACAAATCGATCATGAAGAAAACGGTGCTGTTTCAGATAACAACAGGTAA